A region from the Triticum aestivum cultivar Chinese Spring chromosome 3D, IWGSC CS RefSeq v2.1, whole genome shotgun sequence genome encodes:
- the LOC123080817 gene encoding polyubiquitin, protein MDVLIKNPTGSTTPLRVYPSDTVRDVKAKIQEQYPLFFGGVQLDDSLTLANYNIQHESTIDLREKMNMKVYVTETVAGRTITINVNSLDTVDNLKSKIQDLEGFPKAQQCLVFASTRLDDGNRTMIGHNIRNESTLLLVLLPCIPRGDMMQVFVRTLDGKTITLWVGSLDTVGSIKVKIYEMKYGPFPKQQRLIFQGKQLEDGHALADYSIHRDCTLHLMIRQHS, encoded by the coding sequence ATGGATGTCCTCATCAAGAACCCCACCGGCAGCACGACCCCCCTGAGGGTCTACCCATCGGACACCGTGCGTGATGTCAAGGCAAAGATTCAGGAACAATACCCCCTCTTCTTTGGTGGGGTGCAGCTGGATGACAGCCTTACACTGGCCAATTACAACATCCAGCATGAATCCACGATCGACCTCCGCGAGAAGATGAACATGAAGGTCTACGTGACAGAGACGGTGGCGGGCAGGACCATCACGATCAACGTCAACAGTCTAGACACCGTCGATAACTTGAAATCCAAGATCCAGGACCTTGAGGGCTTCCCGAAGGCTCAGCAGTGCCTCGTCTTTGCCAGCACGCGGCTGGATGACGGGAACCGCACCATGATTGGCCACAACATTCGGAATGAGTccacccttctccttgtcctcctcCCGTGTATTCCGAGAGGAGACATGATGCAGGTCTTCGTGAGGACGCTGGATGGGAAGACCATCACTCTTTGGGTTGGTAGCTTGGACACGGTCGGCAGTATCAAGGTGAAGATCTACGAGATGAAGTACGGCCCTTTCCCTAAACAGCAGCGTCTCATCTTTCAAGGCAAGCAGCTGGAGGACGGCCACGCATTGGCGGACTACAGCATTCATAGGGATTGTACCCTTCATTTGATGATCCGCCAGCATTCATAG